One genomic window of Cheilinus undulatus linkage group 7, ASM1832078v1, whole genome shotgun sequence includes the following:
- the arrdc2 gene encoding arrestin domain-containing protein 2 isoform X3, producing the protein MTLSSIKSFRLELDGAADAAFTGGEVVSGQVVLELRRDTRVQSMKVQGRGVATAHWLENRGMNSVYNDYTSKVTYFRKRQHLIRDNGEMTTLPAGRHEFPFSFQLPEETLVTSFEGKHGSIRYWVKVKLHRPWATVKKIKKEFTVIEPIDINTPALLAPQAGTKDKMARAWYRNFGQVSVTAKIDRKGYTPGEVIPVFAEFDNSTSRSVVPKAYITQTQTFIARGTMKQKRSVVGTLCGDIVGARSRETWHGRAIKIPPVGPSILQCRIIKVEYMLKVCVDVPGTSKLCLELPLVIGTIPLHPFGSRTSSVSSQYSVNLEWLRMAIPEQPEPPPDYSSVVTEEEAEQRNNTVVPPPAEDLSGILERPLMAFVQEFRFRPPPVYSEIDPNPQPFNMRPRCMTC; encoded by the exons ATGACGCTGAGCTCCATAAAGTCTTTCAGGCTTGAGCTGGATGGTGCAGCTGATGCAGCATTCACTGGAGGGGAGGTGGTGTCCGGCCAGGTGGTCCTGGAGCTCCGGAGGGACACCAGAGTTCAATCCATGAAAGTGCAAGGAAGAGGGGTGGCTACAGCACACTGGCTGGAGAACCGCGGCATGAACTCTGTCTATAACGACTACACTTCCAAGGTCACATACTTCAGGAAGAGGCAGCATCTCATCCGAG ATAATGGTGAAATGACCACCCTCCCTGCGGGCAGACACGAATTTCCATTCAGCTTCCAGCTCCCTGAAGAGACGCTGGTCACCTCCTTTGAAGGCAAACACGGCAGCATCAGATACTGGGTCAAAGTGAAGCTCCACAGGCCGTGGGCCACCGTCAAAAAGATTAAGAAGGAGTTTACAGTCATCGAGCCCATCGACATCAACACACCAGCCCTACTG GCTCCACAGGCTGGGACAAAGGACAAAATGGCAAGGGCATGGTACCGCAACTTTGGACAGGTGTCTGTAACCGCAAAGATCGACCGCAAAGGCTACACACCAG GTGAGGTGATCCCCGTCTTTGCTGAGTTTGACAACTCTACCTCCAGATCAGTCGTTCCCAAAGCCTACATCACTCAGACACAGACGTTCATCGCCCGTGGCACGATGAAGCAGAAGCGCTCGGTGGTAGGGACTCTTTGCGGTGACATTGTGGGAGCCAGGAGCAGGGAGACGTGGCATGGTCGTGCCATCAAGATCCCACCTGTTGGTCCCTCCATCCTGCAGTGCCGCATCATCAAAGTGGAATACATGCTAAAG GTTTGTGTCGATGTTCCTGGGACGTCCAAGCTGTGTCTGGAGCTGCCGCTGGTCATCGGCACCATTCCCCTCCACCCATTTGGCAGCCGGACATCCAGCGTCAGCAGCCAGTACAGCGTCAACCTGGAGTGGCTGCGCATGGCCATCCCAGAGCAGCCTGAGC ctcctccagattACAGCTCTGTGGTGACAGAGGAGGAGGCCGAGCAGCGAAATAACACAGTGGTCCCACCGCCTGCTGAAGACCTGAGCGGGATCCTGGAGCGCCCCCTCATGGCATTTGTCCAAGAGTTTCGCTTTAGACCACCGCCAGTGTACAGCGAG ATCGATCCCAACCCTCAGCCCTTCAACATGAGACCCCGCTGCATGACGTGTTGA
- the arrdc2 gene encoding arrestin domain-containing protein 2 isoform X2 has translation MARMTLSSIKSFRLELDGAADAAFTGGEVVSGQVVLELRRDTRVQSMKVQGRGVATAHWLENRGMNSVYNDYTSKVTYFRKRQHLIRDNGEMTTLPAGRHEFPFSFQLPEETLVTSFEGKHGSIRYWVKVKLHRPWATVKKIKKEFTVIEPIDINTPALLAPQAGTKDKMARAWYRNFGQVSVTAKIDRKGYTPGEVIPVFAEFDNSTSRSVVPKAYITQTQTFIARGTMKQKRSVVGTLCGDIVGARSRETWHGRAIKIPPVGPSILQCRIIKVEYMLKVCVDVPGTSKLCLELPLVIGTIPLHPFGSRTSSVSSQYSVNLEWLRMAIPEQPEPPPDYSSVVTEEEAEQRNNTVVPPPAEDLSGILERPLMAFVQEFRFRPPPVYSEIDPNPQPFNMRPRCMTC, from the exons GGATGACGCTGAGCTCCATAAAGTCTTTCAGGCTTGAGCTGGATGGTGCAGCTGATGCAGCATTCACTGGAGGGGAGGTGGTGTCCGGCCAGGTGGTCCTGGAGCTCCGGAGGGACACCAGAGTTCAATCCATGAAAGTGCAAGGAAGAGGGGTGGCTACAGCACACTGGCTGGAGAACCGCGGCATGAACTCTGTCTATAACGACTACACTTCCAAGGTCACATACTTCAGGAAGAGGCAGCATCTCATCCGAG ATAATGGTGAAATGACCACCCTCCCTGCGGGCAGACACGAATTTCCATTCAGCTTCCAGCTCCCTGAAGAGACGCTGGTCACCTCCTTTGAAGGCAAACACGGCAGCATCAGATACTGGGTCAAAGTGAAGCTCCACAGGCCGTGGGCCACCGTCAAAAAGATTAAGAAGGAGTTTACAGTCATCGAGCCCATCGACATCAACACACCAGCCCTACTG GCTCCACAGGCTGGGACAAAGGACAAAATGGCAAGGGCATGGTACCGCAACTTTGGACAGGTGTCTGTAACCGCAAAGATCGACCGCAAAGGCTACACACCAG GTGAGGTGATCCCCGTCTTTGCTGAGTTTGACAACTCTACCTCCAGATCAGTCGTTCCCAAAGCCTACATCACTCAGACACAGACGTTCATCGCCCGTGGCACGATGAAGCAGAAGCGCTCGGTGGTAGGGACTCTTTGCGGTGACATTGTGGGAGCCAGGAGCAGGGAGACGTGGCATGGTCGTGCCATCAAGATCCCACCTGTTGGTCCCTCCATCCTGCAGTGCCGCATCATCAAAGTGGAATACATGCTAAAG GTTTGTGTCGATGTTCCTGGGACGTCCAAGCTGTGTCTGGAGCTGCCGCTGGTCATCGGCACCATTCCCCTCCACCCATTTGGCAGCCGGACATCCAGCGTCAGCAGCCAGTACAGCGTCAACCTGGAGTGGCTGCGCATGGCCATCCCAGAGCAGCCTGAGC ctcctccagattACAGCTCTGTGGTGACAGAGGAGGAGGCCGAGCAGCGAAATAACACAGTGGTCCCACCGCCTGCTGAAGACCTGAGCGGGATCCTGGAGCGCCCCCTCATGGCATTTGTCCAAGAGTTTCGCTTTAGACCACCGCCAGTGTACAGCGAG ATCGATCCCAACCCTCAGCCCTTCAACATGAGACCCCGCTGCATGACGTGTTGA
- the arrdc2 gene encoding arrestin domain-containing protein 2 isoform X1 produces MIFDKLKKFDIVFDSPEVDSPPVFSSGDVVSGRVVLDLSGESRVESLKLHAEGFAKVHWTESRSAGSSTAYTQNYSDEVEYLNRREVLLQADNGEMTTLPAGRHEFPFSFQLPEETLVTSFEGKHGSIRYWVKVKLHRPWATVKKIKKEFTVIEPIDINTPALLAPQAGTKDKMARAWYRNFGQVSVTAKIDRKGYTPGEVIPVFAEFDNSTSRSVVPKAYITQTQTFIARGTMKQKRSVVGTLCGDIVGARSRETWHGRAIKIPPVGPSILQCRIIKVEYMLKVCVDVPGTSKLCLELPLVIGTIPLHPFGSRTSSVSSQYSVNLEWLRMAIPEQPEPPPDYSSVVTEEEAEQRNNTVVPPPAEDLSGILERPLMAFVQEFRFRPPPVYSEIDPNPQPFNMRPRCMTC; encoded by the exons ATGATTTTTGATAAGTTAAAAAAGTTTGACATCGTCTTCGACTCTCCGGAGGTGGACAGCCCCCCTGTGTTCAGCAGTGGGGACGTGGTGTCCGGCAGGGTGGTGCTTGACCTGTCCGGGGAGAGTAGAGTGGAGTCCCTGAAGCTTCATGCAGAAGGGTTTGCTAAAGTGCACTGGACCGAGTCCCGGTCCGCCGGTTCCAGCACTGCATACACCCAGAACTACAGCGACGAAGTGGAGTACTTGAATCGGAGAGAAGTGCTGCTGCAGGCAG ATAATGGTGAAATGACCACCCTCCCTGCGGGCAGACACGAATTTCCATTCAGCTTCCAGCTCCCTGAAGAGACGCTGGTCACCTCCTTTGAAGGCAAACACGGCAGCATCAGATACTGGGTCAAAGTGAAGCTCCACAGGCCGTGGGCCACCGTCAAAAAGATTAAGAAGGAGTTTACAGTCATCGAGCCCATCGACATCAACACACCAGCCCTACTG GCTCCACAGGCTGGGACAAAGGACAAAATGGCAAGGGCATGGTACCGCAACTTTGGACAGGTGTCTGTAACCGCAAAGATCGACCGCAAAGGCTACACACCAG GTGAGGTGATCCCCGTCTTTGCTGAGTTTGACAACTCTACCTCCAGATCAGTCGTTCCCAAAGCCTACATCACTCAGACACAGACGTTCATCGCCCGTGGCACGATGAAGCAGAAGCGCTCGGTGGTAGGGACTCTTTGCGGTGACATTGTGGGAGCCAGGAGCAGGGAGACGTGGCATGGTCGTGCCATCAAGATCCCACCTGTTGGTCCCTCCATCCTGCAGTGCCGCATCATCAAAGTGGAATACATGCTAAAG GTTTGTGTCGATGTTCCTGGGACGTCCAAGCTGTGTCTGGAGCTGCCGCTGGTCATCGGCACCATTCCCCTCCACCCATTTGGCAGCCGGACATCCAGCGTCAGCAGCCAGTACAGCGTCAACCTGGAGTGGCTGCGCATGGCCATCCCAGAGCAGCCTGAGC ctcctccagattACAGCTCTGTGGTGACAGAGGAGGAGGCCGAGCAGCGAAATAACACAGTGGTCCCACCGCCTGCTGAAGACCTGAGCGGGATCCTGGAGCGCCCCCTCATGGCATTTGTCCAAGAGTTTCGCTTTAGACCACCGCCAGTGTACAGCGAG ATCGATCCCAACCCTCAGCCCTTCAACATGAGACCCCGCTGCATGACGTGTTGA